From Amycolatopsis sp. cg9, one genomic window encodes:
- a CDS encoding S28 family serine protease, with translation MRRLFTAGAVLLALAGLAPAAAAAPDIKAELQKIPGLTITSEDPAPAGYRFFKLTYTQPADHRHPGAGTFQQRFTLLHRDFAAPTVAYTSGYNVSGSPNRSEPTQIVDGNQLSMEYRYFTPSRPEPENWAKQLTIWQAAADEHRAVQAFKAIYRGNWLATGGSKGGMTATYFRRFFPDDVDATIPYVAPNDVIDPVDVYNRFLSRVGNDPACRDALKAIQRDALKRRDELGAIAAADAAQRGLTFSIVGSADKSLEISVIDSYFAFWQYQTQADCATVPAAGAPAAEVYAWYEKVESLNTYSDQDLAPYIPYYYQAAVQLGSPEAYDGYLRDLLRYPGADQPKTFVPSSIRLPRFDYPAMPDIDFWVKSRGTRLLFVYGSNDPWGAEPFELGFGSRDSYRYYVQGGNHGSKIAQLPASEAAAATATIRRWAGLPAAPALTARSAPAGFPEFDADLTLTERPPL, from the coding sequence ATGCGCAGACTGTTCACCGCAGGCGCGGTCCTGCTGGCGCTGGCGGGCCTGGCCCCGGCGGCCGCGGCGGCCCCCGACATCAAGGCCGAGCTGCAGAAGATCCCCGGCCTGACGATCACGTCGGAGGACCCGGCACCGGCGGGCTACCGGTTCTTCAAGCTCACCTACACCCAGCCCGCCGACCACCGCCACCCCGGCGCGGGCACGTTCCAGCAGCGGTTCACCCTGCTGCACCGCGACTTCGCCGCCCCGACGGTCGCCTACACGAGCGGCTACAACGTCAGCGGCTCCCCCAACCGGTCCGAGCCGACCCAGATCGTCGACGGCAACCAGCTGTCGATGGAGTACCGCTACTTCACGCCTTCGCGGCCGGAGCCGGAGAACTGGGCGAAGCAGCTGACGATCTGGCAGGCCGCCGCGGACGAGCACCGCGCGGTGCAGGCGTTCAAGGCGATCTACCGGGGCAACTGGCTGGCGACCGGCGGCAGCAAGGGCGGCATGACGGCGACCTACTTCCGCCGCTTCTTCCCCGACGACGTCGACGCGACGATCCCGTACGTCGCCCCCAACGACGTCATCGACCCGGTCGACGTCTACAACCGGTTCCTCTCGCGCGTCGGCAACGACCCGGCGTGCCGCGACGCGTTGAAGGCGATCCAGCGAGACGCGCTCAAGCGCCGGGACGAGCTGGGCGCCATCGCCGCGGCGGACGCGGCTCAGCGGGGGCTGACGTTCTCGATCGTCGGCTCGGCGGACAAGTCCCTCGAGATCTCGGTGATCGACTCGTACTTCGCGTTCTGGCAGTACCAGACGCAGGCGGACTGCGCGACGGTCCCCGCGGCGGGCGCGCCCGCCGCGGAGGTCTACGCCTGGTACGAGAAGGTGGAGAGCCTCAACACGTACTCCGACCAGGACCTGGCGCCCTACATCCCGTACTACTACCAGGCGGCGGTCCAGCTGGGCTCCCCCGAAGCGTACGACGGCTACCTGCGCGACCTGCTGCGTTATCCGGGCGCCGACCAGCCGAAGACGTTCGTGCCGTCGTCGATCCGCCTGCCGCGCTTCGACTACCCGGCCATGCCGGACATCGACTTCTGGGTGAAATCCCGCGGTACTCGCCTGCTGTTCGTGTACGGCTCGAACGACCCGTGGGGCGCGGAGCCGTTCGAGCTGGGCTTCGGCAGCCGCGACTCGTACCGGTACTACGTCCAGGGCGGCAACCACGGTTCGAAGATCGCGCAGCTGCCCGCCTCCGAAGCCGCTGCGGCGACGGCGACGATCCGCCGCTGGGCGGGCCTCCCGGCGGCTCCGGCGCTGACGGCGCGCAGTGCCCCGGCCGGCTTCCCGGAGTTCGACGCGGACCTCACCCTGACGGAGCGGCCGCCGCTGTGA
- a CDS encoding VOC family protein has product MPRPVHFEIHAGDPERAVAFYTNVFGWKFERWGEAPYWVVSTGEGNGIDGGLLPRQGPAPEESAPIHGFVNTIAVTDLDASLGAVTDAGGTLALPKNPVPGVGWLAYCKDTEGNVFGLLQPDENAPAP; this is encoded by the coding sequence ATGCCTCGTCCCGTCCACTTCGAGATCCACGCGGGTGACCCCGAGCGCGCGGTGGCCTTCTACACGAACGTGTTCGGCTGGAAGTTCGAACGCTGGGGCGAGGCCCCGTACTGGGTGGTCTCGACCGGCGAAGGCAACGGCATCGACGGCGGGCTCCTTCCCCGCCAGGGCCCCGCGCCCGAGGAGTCCGCGCCGATCCACGGGTTCGTCAACACGATCGCCGTGACCGATCTCGACGCGTCGCTCGGTGCGGTCACCGACGCCGGCGGCACGCTGGCCCTGCCGAAGAACCCGGTTCCCGGGGTCGGGTGGCTGGCCTACTGCAAGGACACCGAGGGCAACGTCTTCGGCCTGCTGCAGCCGGACGAGAACGCCCCGGCGCCTTAA
- a CDS encoding MmcQ/YjbR family DNA-binding protein: MDVRAVVAYCLGMPGAQETYPFGDHVLVAKVGGKGFAFIGQEEPGSVAVKCGATKEEAAELRARHPGAVTMMDYLGRYGWNRVQLGAGVPDAELEELIDASYDSVVARLPKAKRP, translated from the coding sequence GTGGACGTCCGAGCTGTGGTCGCGTATTGCCTCGGGATGCCGGGTGCGCAGGAGACCTACCCCTTCGGCGACCACGTGCTCGTCGCCAAGGTCGGCGGCAAGGGCTTCGCGTTCATCGGGCAGGAGGAACCCGGCAGCGTCGCCGTGAAGTGCGGTGCCACGAAAGAAGAAGCGGCCGAGCTCCGCGCCCGCCACCCGGGCGCGGTGACCATGATGGACTACCTCGGCCGCTACGGCTGGAACCGCGTCCAGCTCGGCGCCGGAGTCCCGGACGCCGAGCTCGAAGAGCTGATCGACGCGTCGTACGACTCCGTCGTCGCGCGGCTGCCGAAGGCGAAACGCCCTTAA
- the uvrB gene encoding excinuclease ABC subunit UvrB gives MAFATEHPVLAQSDFRPVSEIPRTGGRFEVVSEYQPAGDQPAAIDELERRINAGEKDVVLLGATGTGKSATTAWLIERVQRPTLVMAPNKTLAAQLANELRELFPHNAVEYFVSYYDYYQPEAYIAQTDTYIEKDSSINDDVERLRHSATMNLLSRRDVIVVASVSCIYGLGTPQSYLDRSSKLEIGMQLDRDVFLRALVDVQYTRNDIAFARGTFRARGDTVEIIPAYEELAIRVEFFGDEVEKLYYLHPLTGDIVKEVDEVRIFPATHYVAGPERMEKAIQGIEKELEERLADLERQGKLLEAQRLRMRTTYDIEMMRQVGFCSGIENYSRHIDGRGAGSAPATLIDYFPDDFLLVIDESHQTVPQIGGMYEGDMSRKRNLVEYGFRLPSAVDNRPLTWEEFSDRIGQTVYLSATPGPYEMGQAGGEFVEQVIRPTGLVDPKVVVKPTEGQIDDLVHEIRERAEKDERVLVTTLTKKMSEDLTDYLLELGIRVRYLHSEVDTLRRVELLRQLRAGDFDVLVGINLLREGLDLPEVSLVAILDADKEGFLRSGTSLIQTIGRAARNVSGEVHMYADKITDSMQHAIEETDRRRAKQVAYNEERGVDPQPLRKKIADILDRVYSEAEDSEQVSVGGSGRNSSRGKKPEQGDRVRSSGMLVDKDVSAMPRAQLADLIQQMTDQMMQAARDLQFELAARLRDEISDLKKELRGMDAAGIK, from the coding sequence GTGGCTTTCGCAACCGAACACCCCGTGCTCGCCCAGTCCGACTTCCGGCCCGTCTCGGAGATCCCGCGGACCGGCGGCCGCTTCGAGGTGGTCAGTGAGTACCAGCCCGCCGGTGACCAGCCGGCGGCCATCGACGAGCTCGAACGGCGGATCAACGCCGGCGAGAAGGACGTCGTGCTCCTGGGCGCCACCGGCACCGGCAAGTCGGCGACGACGGCGTGGCTGATCGAGCGCGTCCAGCGGCCGACGCTGGTCATGGCGCCGAACAAGACCCTCGCCGCGCAGCTGGCCAACGAGCTGCGCGAACTGTTCCCGCACAACGCGGTCGAATACTTCGTCAGCTACTACGACTACTACCAGCCCGAGGCGTACATCGCGCAGACGGACACCTACATCGAGAAGGACTCCTCGATCAACGACGACGTCGAGCGGCTGCGGCACTCGGCGACGATGAACCTGCTGTCCCGGCGGGACGTCATCGTGGTCGCCAGTGTCTCCTGCATCTACGGCCTGGGCACGCCGCAGTCGTACCTCGACCGGTCGTCCAAGCTCGAGATCGGCATGCAGCTGGACCGGGACGTCTTCCTCCGGGCGCTGGTCGACGTCCAGTACACGCGCAACGACATCGCGTTCGCGCGCGGCACGTTCCGCGCCCGGGGCGACACGGTCGAGATCATCCCGGCGTACGAAGAGCTGGCGATCCGGGTCGAGTTCTTCGGCGACGAGGTCGAGAAGCTCTACTACCTGCACCCGCTGACCGGGGACATCGTCAAGGAGGTCGACGAGGTCCGCATCTTCCCGGCGACGCACTACGTCGCCGGTCCGGAGCGGATGGAAAAGGCGATCCAGGGCATCGAGAAGGAGCTCGAGGAGCGGCTCGCCGACCTGGAACGGCAGGGCAAGCTGCTGGAAGCGCAGCGGCTGCGGATGCGCACGACCTACGACATCGAGATGATGCGCCAGGTCGGCTTCTGCTCCGGCATCGAGAACTACTCGCGCCACATCGACGGCCGTGGTGCCGGGTCGGCGCCGGCGACGCTGATCGACTACTTCCCGGACGACTTCCTGCTGGTGATCGACGAGTCGCACCAGACGGTCCCGCAGATCGGCGGCATGTACGAAGGCGACATGTCCCGGAAGCGGAACCTGGTGGAGTACGGCTTCCGCCTGCCGAGCGCGGTCGACAACCGGCCGCTGACCTGGGAGGAGTTCTCCGACCGGATCGGGCAGACGGTGTACCTGTCGGCGACGCCGGGGCCGTACGAGATGGGCCAGGCCGGCGGTGAGTTCGTCGAGCAGGTGATCCGGCCGACCGGTCTGGTCGACCCGAAGGTGGTCGTGAAGCCGACCGAGGGCCAGATCGACGACCTGGTGCACGAGATCCGCGAGCGGGCGGAGAAGGACGAGCGCGTCCTGGTCACCACGCTGACCAAGAAGATGTCCGAAGACCTGACCGACTACCTGCTGGAGCTGGGCATCCGGGTGCGCTACCTGCACTCGGAGGTCGACACGCTGCGCCGCGTCGAGCTGCTGCGGCAGCTGCGCGCGGGCGACTTCGACGTGCTGGTCGGCATCAACCTGCTGCGCGAGGGTCTCGACCTGCCCGAGGTGTCGCTGGTGGCGATCCTCGACGCGGACAAGGAGGGCTTCCTCCGGAGCGGGACGTCGCTGATCCAGACGATCGGGCGGGCGGCGCGAAACGTCTCGGGTGAAGTCCACATGTACGCGGACAAGATCACCGACTCGATGCAGCACGCGATCGAGGAGACGGACCGCCGCCGGGCGAAGCAGGTCGCCTACAACGAGGAGCGGGGCGTCGATCCGCAGCCGCTGCGGAAGAAGATCGCGGACATCCTCGACCGCGTGTACAGCGAGGCCGAAGACAGCGAGCAGGTCTCGGTGGGCGGCTCGGGCCGCAACTCCTCGCGCGGCAAGAAGCCGGAGCAGGGCGATCGGGTGCGCAGCTCCGGGATGCTGGTCGACAAGGACGTCTCGGCGATGCCGCGCGCCCAGCTCGCGGACCTGATCCAGCAGATGACCGACCAGATGATGCAGGCGGCCCGCGACCTCCAGTTCGAGCTGGCGGCCCGGCTGCGCGACGAGATCTCCGACCTGAAGAAGGAGCTGAGGGGCATGGACGCGGCCGGCATCAAGTAG
- a CDS encoding carboxymuconolactone decarboxylase family protein, with amino-acid sequence MTDPMERLHARGRENFAGLVEGGEARLDALFATVPALGELAVGTVYGHLHDRPALDARTREAATLAAIVAAGMVGPPLSVHLRTGLAAGLAPAEVCEVVVQTAAFAGFPRAVSAADQLNRLFEGHGLPIPPPPSPREVVLAHLADGDLLAEFPRVEVQAVGPDRVLVSCFGDDPAPGAVLHCTVTGGEVTSLTVYRPS; translated from the coding sequence ATGACCGACCCGATGGAACGCCTCCACGCCCGAGGCCGCGAGAACTTCGCCGGACTCGTCGAAGGCGGCGAAGCCCGTCTCGACGCCCTCTTCGCCACGGTCCCGGCCCTCGGCGAACTCGCCGTCGGCACGGTCTACGGCCACCTCCACGACCGGCCGGCCCTCGATGCCCGGACGCGCGAGGCGGCGACGCTCGCCGCGATCGTCGCCGCCGGGATGGTGGGGCCGCCGCTGAGCGTCCACCTGCGGACCGGACTCGCCGCGGGGCTCGCGCCGGCGGAGGTCTGCGAAGTCGTCGTCCAGACCGCCGCCTTCGCCGGTTTCCCGCGCGCCGTTTCCGCCGCCGACCAGCTGAACCGCCTCTTCGAAGGCCACGGCCTGCCGATCCCGCCGCCGCCCTCGCCGCGTGAGGTCGTGCTCGCGCACCTGGCCGACGGTGACCTGCTCGCCGAGTTCCCGCGCGTCGAGGTGCAGGCGGTGGGGCCCGACCGGGTCCTGGTCTCCTGCTTCGGCGACGACCCCGCTCCCGGCGCGGTCCTGCACTGCACCGTGACCGGCGGCGAAGTGACGTCGCTGACGGTCTACCGACCGTCCTGA
- a CDS encoding DUF5685 family protein: MFGIIRPCRHRLSAGLHADWLAHLCGLCLTLRDEHGQLARVVTNYDGLIISALVEAQTPHADGRREAGPCPLRGMRTASVARGEGAQLAAAVSLVLAAAKVGDHVEDRDGAFGRRPVAFAARRVAARWADQGGRTGGRVGFDTAVLTEAVERQGEIERSLGSGDSPLLATEPAELATSAAFARTAELSGRPGNAAPLAEAGRLFGRVAHLLDAVEDHAADATVGAWNPLLATGTGVAEARRLCDDAVLGVELALREVEFTEAGLVHALLVHELRQAVRRAFGHGAGYGHGELGQDGPVGQQPPPGWIGPGPTPQQHPHQQPGWIGPGPAPQQPPGWGGSPRPHGFPPPGPVPPAGAPGGRGPGGPGGRGPGGPGGPGGGGPGGPGGPGGGGPGGPGGPGGPGGPGGPGGGGPGGPGGPGGSGNPEPLDGKGGGLWYPKFAVPPKKRNFFVGCALTPYMCCTCQFCCRDPYPGPWSGKPHTTGGCDCGGCDGCCDCCSCCDCG; encoded by the coding sequence ATGTTCGGGATCATCAGGCCGTGCCGCCACCGGCTGTCGGCCGGCCTGCACGCGGACTGGCTGGCGCACCTGTGCGGGCTGTGCCTCACACTGCGTGACGAGCACGGCCAGCTCGCGCGGGTCGTCACCAACTACGACGGGCTGATCATCTCGGCGCTGGTCGAGGCCCAGACCCCGCACGCGGACGGCCGCCGGGAAGCGGGGCCGTGCCCGTTGCGCGGCATGCGGACGGCTTCGGTGGCCCGCGGCGAAGGCGCCCAGCTCGCGGCGGCGGTGTCCCTGGTACTGGCGGCGGCGAAGGTCGGCGACCACGTCGAGGACCGCGACGGCGCCTTCGGCAGGCGCCCGGTGGCGTTCGCGGCCCGCCGGGTCGCGGCCCGCTGGGCGGACCAGGGCGGCCGCACGGGCGGCCGGGTCGGCTTCGACACGGCGGTGCTGACGGAGGCGGTCGAGCGCCAGGGCGAGATCGAGCGTTCCCTCGGGTCCGGGGATTCGCCCCTCCTGGCGACCGAACCGGCCGAGCTGGCGACTTCGGCGGCGTTCGCCCGGACGGCGGAGCTGTCGGGACGGCCGGGCAACGCGGCCCCGTTGGCGGAGGCTGGCCGCCTGTTCGGGCGGGTAGCACACCTGCTGGACGCGGTGGAGGACCACGCGGCCGACGCGACGGTGGGGGCGTGGAACCCGTTGCTGGCGACGGGAACGGGTGTCGCGGAGGCGCGGCGGCTGTGCGACGACGCGGTGCTGGGGGTCGAGCTGGCGCTGCGGGAGGTGGAGTTCACCGAGGCGGGGCTGGTGCACGCGTTGCTGGTCCACGAGCTGAGGCAGGCGGTCCGGCGCGCATTTGGTCATGGTGCGGGGTACGGGCATGGTGAGCTGGGGCAGGACGGTCCGGTCGGGCAGCAGCCACCGCCTGGCTGGATCGGGCCGGGGCCCACTCCGCAGCAGCACCCGCACCAGCAGCCGGGGTGGATCGGGCCCGGGCCGGCTCCGCAGCAGCCTCCGGGGTGGGGTGGTTCGCCGCGGCCGCACGGGTTTCCGCCGCCGGGGCCCGTGCCGCCGGCGGGCGCTCCGGGTGGTCGCGGCCCGGGAGGTCCCGGTGGTCGCGGCCCAGGTGGGCCGGGCGGGCCGGGTGGCGGCGGCCCAGGTGGGCCCGGCGGTCCAGGAGGCGGTGGTCCAGGTGGGCCGGGCGGCCCTGGAGGTCCGGGTGGGCCCGGAGGCCCGGGAGGCGGAGGCCCGGGCGGACCCGGAGGCCCAGGCGGTTCCGGCAACCCCGAGCCCCTCGACGGCAAGGGTGGCGGTCTCTGGTACCCGAAATTCGCCGTCCCCCCGAAGAAGCGCAACTTCTTCGTCGGCTGCGCCCTCACGCCCTACATGTGCTGCACCTGCCAATTCTGCTGCCGCGATCCCTACCCTGGCCCCTGGAGCGGGAAGCCGCACACCACCGGCGGTTGCGACTGCGGTGGCTGTGACGGTTGTTGCGACTGTTGCTCCTGTTGCGACTGCGGCTGA
- a CDS encoding DUF402 domain-containing protein codes for MAALHPPKVEVFDPVARENIDPKGIRREVEEYREEPFGLYLARPTPGRAQFHYLESWLVPGLGLRFTDFWFSPGHERDQDFYLDVVRVRRDGPRWVATDLYVDLVLKDKLSLRVIDSDELLEAHAAGLVTTEDAEFALKTAYAAVEGLAAHGYELSAWLSTKDVTLTWRRHP; via the coding sequence ATGGCCGCACTGCACCCCCCGAAGGTCGAGGTCTTCGACCCCGTCGCGCGCGAGAACATCGACCCGAAGGGCATCCGCCGGGAAGTCGAGGAGTACCGCGAGGAGCCGTTCGGCCTGTACCTCGCGCGCCCCACGCCGGGCCGCGCGCAGTTCCACTACCTCGAGTCGTGGCTGGTGCCCGGGCTCGGCCTCCGCTTCACCGACTTCTGGTTCTCCCCCGGCCACGAGCGCGACCAGGACTTCTACCTCGACGTCGTCCGCGTCCGCCGCGACGGCCCGCGCTGGGTCGCCACCGACCTCTACGTCGATCTCGTGCTCAAGGACAAGCTGTCGCTGCGGGTGATCGACTCCGACGAGCTCCTCGAAGCCCACGCGGCGGGCCTGGTCACCACCGAAGACGCCGAGTTCGCGCTGAAGACGGCCTACGCCGCGGTGGAAGGACTCGCCGCGCACGGCTACGAGCTCTCGGCCTGGCTGTCCACAAAGGACGTCACGTTGACCTGGCGGCGCCACCCCTAG
- a CDS encoding ArnT family glycosyltransferase, which produces MDAVATAPDQAKAELAPFARLPVLLLAAGTATALLLTAGRYGYFGDELYFLAAAKHLAWGYADQPPLVPALAWVMNTLAPGSLVVFRVPAILATAAGVVVTALIARELGGQRKAQARAAAAYAICGQFVGSGHYLATSTIDPLLWTLVLWLLVRWVRTRNDTLLVWLGVVTAVALNGKLLIGAFWLVAGVAVLVFGPRELLRRPKLWLGALIAAISLVPTLLWQRANGWPQLGMGDAVGAEVDAAGGREAFLPNLLAGAGWVIGALGVLYGVVVLLGSRELRPYRFLGWTALGVVAVFLVANGRYYYAAGTFGVLWAAAAVHLEARPPARWWRWVPTWPVFVVSALFSLPFTLPLWPAHWLVDHPGAPRPAYAAEEIGWPDLAQDVAALYRTAPPGTAVVTGGYWQASALGRYGPEQGLPEAYSPSRGFWYFGRPDDSAGNVLFVGYDPSKLAKHFGDARIVGQVGNRLGVRNASEHLPVWLLTGRTGSWAEIWPQLKDMRA; this is translated from the coding sequence ATGGACGCCGTAGCCACGGCCCCCGACCAGGCGAAAGCCGAGCTCGCGCCGTTCGCCCGGCTCCCGGTCCTCTTGCTCGCGGCCGGGACGGCGACGGCCCTCCTCCTCACCGCCGGCCGCTACGGCTACTTCGGGGACGAGCTGTACTTCCTCGCCGCCGCGAAGCACCTGGCCTGGGGTTACGCCGACCAGCCGCCGCTCGTCCCCGCCCTGGCGTGGGTGATGAACACGCTGGCGCCCGGTTCGCTGGTCGTGTTCCGCGTCCCGGCGATCCTGGCGACCGCCGCGGGGGTGGTCGTCACCGCGCTGATCGCGCGCGAGCTGGGCGGGCAGCGCAAGGCGCAGGCCCGTGCCGCGGCGGCGTACGCGATCTGCGGCCAGTTCGTCGGCAGCGGGCACTACCTGGCGACGTCGACGATCGACCCGCTGCTGTGGACGCTCGTGCTGTGGCTGCTGGTCCGCTGGGTCCGAACGCGGAACGACACGCTCTTGGTCTGGCTCGGCGTCGTGACGGCGGTGGCGCTCAACGGCAAGCTGCTCATCGGCGCGTTCTGGCTGGTGGCGGGCGTGGCGGTGCTCGTGTTCGGGCCGCGCGAGCTGTTGCGCCGGCCGAAGCTCTGGCTGGGGGCGCTGATCGCCGCCATCTCGCTGGTGCCCACGCTCCTGTGGCAGCGCGCGAACGGCTGGCCGCAGCTCGGCATGGGCGACGCGGTCGGTGCGGAGGTCGACGCCGCGGGTGGCCGCGAAGCCTTCCTCCCGAACCTGCTGGCCGGCGCCGGCTGGGTGATCGGGGCGCTCGGTGTGCTCTACGGCGTCGTCGTGCTGCTCGGGAGCCGGGAGCTGCGGCCCTACCGGTTCCTGGGCTGGACGGCGCTGGGCGTCGTCGCGGTGTTCCTGGTCGCGAACGGGCGCTACTACTACGCGGCCGGGACGTTCGGCGTGCTGTGGGCGGCTGCCGCCGTGCACCTGGAAGCGCGGCCGCCGGCCCGGTGGTGGCGGTGGGTGCCGACCTGGCCCGTGTTCGTCGTGTCCGCCCTGTTCAGCCTGCCCTTCACGCTGCCGCTGTGGCCGGCGCACTGGCTCGTCGACCACCCGGGCGCACCGCGGCCCGCGTACGCCGCCGAGGAGATCGGCTGGCCGGACCTGGCCCAGGACGTCGCCGCGCTGTACCGCACCGCGCCGCCGGGCACGGCCGTCGTCACCGGCGGCTACTGGCAGGCGAGCGCGCTCGGCCGGTACGGGCCGGAGCAAGGACTGCCCGAGGCCTATAGCCCGAGCCGGGGCTTCTGGTACTTCGGCCGTCCGGACGACAGCGCGGGCAACGTGCTCTTCGTCGGCTACGACCCGTCGAAGCTCGCGAAGCACTTCGGCGACGCGCGGATCGTCGGGCAGGTCGGCAACCGGCTCGGCGTGCGCAACGCGAGCGAGCACCTGCCCGTCTGGCTGCTCACCGGCCGGACCGGGAGCTGGGCCGAGATCTGGCCGCAGCTCAAGGACATGCGCGCTTAG
- the coaE gene encoding dephospho-CoA kinase encodes MLRVGLTGGIGAGKSTVANRLAEHGAVLVDSDRIAREVVEPGTEGLARLAEEFGDGILTADGALDRAALAARAFADDESRRRLNAIVHPLVGARTGELMAAARPDSIVVHDIPLLVENGLATAYHLVVVVDAPVEVRVRRLVSARGMAEDDARARIRAQASTEQRRAVADVWLDNGGAEDAVLAEVDALWADRLVPFEANVRLRRPRPPMSPKIAEYDLTWPAQAERVLARVRAAAGELARRADHIGSTAVPGLPAKDILDLQLTVATLADADTLLELLSDAGFPRLAGDWADDAQDGTGTWPKRLHVGGDPKRPVNLHVRSTETPAWRLALLFRDFLRANPDERDDYRDVKLRLATAHAADGTVEAYADEKQEWVNGVFARAEKWAAATGWTP; translated from the coding sequence ATGTTGCGTGTGGGGTTGACGGGTGGGATCGGGGCCGGGAAGTCGACCGTGGCGAACCGGCTCGCCGAGCACGGGGCCGTGCTCGTGGACTCGGACCGGATCGCTCGTGAGGTCGTCGAGCCCGGCACCGAGGGGCTGGCCCGGCTGGCCGAGGAGTTCGGCGACGGGATCCTCACCGCCGACGGGGCGCTCGACCGGGCCGCGCTGGCCGCGAGGGCGTTCGCCGACGACGAGTCGAGGCGGCGGCTGAACGCGATCGTGCACCCCCTCGTCGGTGCGCGCACCGGCGAGCTGATGGCTGCCGCGCGGCCGGACTCGATCGTCGTCCACGACATCCCGTTGCTGGTCGAGAACGGTCTCGCGACGGCGTACCACCTGGTCGTGGTGGTCGACGCGCCGGTCGAGGTCCGGGTGCGGCGGCTCGTCTCGGCGCGCGGGATGGCCGAGGACGACGCGCGGGCGCGGATCCGCGCGCAGGCCAGTACCGAGCAGCGCCGCGCCGTCGCGGACGTCTGGCTGGACAACGGCGGCGCCGAAGACGCCGTGCTCGCCGAGGTCGACGCGCTGTGGGCGGACCGGCTGGTGCCGTTCGAGGCGAACGTGCGCTTGCGCCGGCCGCGGCCGCCGATGTCGCCGAAGATCGCGGAGTACGACCTGACCTGGCCGGCGCAGGCCGAGCGCGTGCTCGCCCGCGTCCGCGCCGCGGCGGGGGAGCTCGCGCGCCGCGCCGACCACATCGGCTCGACGGCGGTCCCCGGCCTGCCCGCCAAGGACATCCTGGACCTGCAGCTGACTGTGGCCACCCTGGCGGACGCGGACACGCTGCTGGAGCTGCTCTCCGACGCGGGCTTCCCCCGGCTGGCGGGCGACTGGGCCGACGACGCCCAGGACGGCACCGGGACGTGGCCCAAGCGCCTGCACGTCGGCGGCGACCCCAAGCGGCCGGTGAACCTCCACGTCCGGTCCACCGAGACCCCCGCGTGGCGCCTCGCGCTGCTCTTCCGCGACTTCCTGCGCGCGAACCCGGACGAGCGCGACGACTACCGCGACGTGAAGCTGCGCCTGGCCACGGCGCACGCCGCGGACGGCACGGTCGAGGCCTACGCCGACGAGAAGCAGGAGTGGGTCAACGGCGTGTTCGCCCGCGCCGAGAAGTGGGCGGCGGCCACCGGCTGGACGCCCTAA
- a CDS encoding OsmC family protein — protein sequence MAHPDPGTVVVTASGDGTYTQQVTTATHELLVDEPVSAGGADAGPNPYELLLASLGSCTAITLRMYADRKGIPLARATVRLRHDRIHARDCERCETEIGLLSRITREIELEGDLDDEQRAKLMVIADKCPVHRTLSSEIVIETREAGR from the coding sequence ATGGCGCACCCCGACCCCGGCACGGTCGTAGTCACCGCGAGCGGCGACGGCACCTACACGCAGCAGGTCACGACGGCGACCCACGAGCTACTCGTAGACGAACCTGTCTCAGCCGGCGGCGCCGACGCCGGCCCGAACCCGTACGAGCTGCTGCTGGCGTCGCTGGGTTCGTGCACCGCGATCACGCTGCGGATGTACGCCGACCGCAAGGGCATCCCCCTGGCCAGGGCGACGGTCCGGCTGCGCCACGACCGCATCCACGCACGCGACTGCGAGCGCTGCGAGACGGAGATCGGCCTGCTCAGCCGGATCACGCGCGAGATCGAACTCGAGGGCGACCTCGACGACGAGCAGCGCGCGAAGCTGATGGTGATCGCGGACAAGTGCCCGGTGCACCGCACGCTGTCGTCGGAGATCGTGATCGAAACACGCGAAGCCGGCCGCTGA
- a CDS encoding HD domain-containing protein, whose product MTPEVPDTALAREAAEYVRDTAGPLLYDHSARVYLFGALQGRRRGLEFDAELLYVAALFHDLGLVDGHRSDRRFELDGADEARRFLLDHGADPERARVAWTAIALHTTPGLPEHMEPEVALVTVGVEYDVLGIGYHDLPAADRAAVVAAHPRPDFKRRILAAFTEGIRDRPDTTFGNVKADVLARFVPGFVRQDFVTTIEESPWED is encoded by the coding sequence ATGACCCCAGAAGTCCCGGACACCGCCCTCGCCCGCGAAGCCGCCGAGTACGTGCGCGACACCGCCGGCCCGCTGCTGTACGACCACTCGGCCCGCGTCTACCTGTTCGGCGCCCTCCAAGGCCGGCGGCGCGGCCTGGAGTTCGACGCCGAGCTGCTCTACGTCGCCGCGCTGTTCCACGACCTCGGCCTCGTCGACGGCCACCGGAGCGACCGCCGCTTCGAACTCGACGGCGCGGACGAGGCCCGGCGCTTCCTGCTCGACCACGGCGCCGACCCCGAACGCGCCCGCGTCGCCTGGACGGCCATCGCGCTGCACACCACCCCCGGCCTCCCGGAGCACATGGAACCCGAGGTCGCACTGGTGACGGTGGGCGTCGAGTACGACGTCCTCGGCATCGGCTACCACGACCTGCCCGCGGCGGACCGGGCCGCCGTCGTGGCCGCGCACCCGCGCCCGGACTTCAAGCGGCGCATCCTCGCCGCGTTCACCGAAGGCATCCGTGATCGTCCCGACACGACCTTCGGCAACGTCAAAGCCGATGTTCTCGCCCGGTTCGTGCCAGGCTTCGTCCGGCAGGACTTCGTGACCACGATCGAAGAATCACCCTGGGAGGACTGA